TAAAGTTCCCGTTCGCTGATTTCCCCATTTTTCCATCTTTTCCGTTTACCTGAACAGGCCCTAACAGGAAGGCCGGGAAGTGAGGAAGGACATGCTTCCGTTCTTGCTTATCGTTCTTTCCGCTCTTCCTGTTAAATCTCTTTATTTTCCCTGAGCATGACCATCCTCGTCACAGGCGGCAGCGGCTTTATCGGCACGCATCTGGTGCGTTACCTCCTGCGGGAGACCGGGCACGGGGTGGTCAATGTGGACAAGCTGACCTACGCCGCCAACCCATCCCCTGTGCCCGCCGCGACGGACGCGGCCCGCTATCGGCTGGTGGTGGCGGACATCGCCGACAGCCGGACGCTGGCCGATGTTTTCGCCGGGGAAAAGCCCGGCGCGGTCATCCATCTGGCGGCGGAGTCGCATGTGGACCGTTCCATCACCGGGCCGGAGGCGTTCATCCAGAGCAATATCGTCGGCACCTTCCGCCTATTGGAGCAGGCTCGGACGTATTTTGAGGGGCTGTCTGGCCCGGCGCGGGAGAGCTTCCGCTTCCTGCATGTTTCGACGGACGAGGTTTACGGTTCGCTCGGGCCGGAAGGGGCGGCGTTTACGGAAAGCTCGCCCTACGAGCCGCATTCGCCCTATTCGGCCAGCAAGGCCGCCGCCGACCACCTCGCGCGGGCCTGGCACACGACCTACGGCTTGCCGGTTATTGTGACTAATTGCTCGAACAACTACGGCCCCTGGCAGTTCCCCGAAAAGCTGATCCCGGTCACGATTATCAAGGCCCTGCGCGGCGAGCCGATCCCGGTCTATGGCCGGGGCGAGAACGTCCGCGACTGGCTCCACGCCGCCGACCACGCCGAGGCGCTTTACGCCGCGTTGGAGTGTGGCCGGGTGGGGCGGACCTATAACATCGGGGCCGACAATGAGCGCCGCAACATCGACCTCGTGCAGTCTCTCTGCGCCCTGCTGGACGAGTTGGCCCCCTCGCCGCAAGGCTCGCACGGGCGGCTGATCTCCTTTGTCGGGGACCGCCCCGGCCATGACCGCCGCTACGCCATCGACGCGAGCCGGGCGCGGGAGGAGCTGGGTTGGCGGCCCCGGACGGATTTTCTGCGCGGGTTGCGCGAGACGGTGCTCTGGTACCTGGAAAACCGCGACTGGTGGGAGGCGGCGCTGGCGCGAATGGATGTGCCGGGTACGCCGGGCGCTTGGGGTGTGACTGCGGCAAGGGGCCGCGCCGCAAGCTTGCCTGCGGACGGGCCGGGCGACTAAGCTGTTGCCTGATTTTCCATCAAAAACTCCGTCCATGAAAACGCGCAAAGGCATCGTACTGGCGGCGGGCACCGGCAGCCGCCTCTACCCGCTGACGCTGGCCGTGAGCAAGCAGCTCCAGCCCGTCCACGACAAGCCGATGATCTATTACCCGCTCTCGGTGCTCATGTTTGCGGGCATTCGGGCGATCCTCATCGTGACCACGCCGCAGGACCGGCCCTTGTTCGAGCGGCTGCTCGGGGACGGTTCCCAGTTCGGGCTGAGCTTCACCTACACCGGCCAGCAGGAGCCGGGCGGGCTGGCGCAGGCGTTTTTGTTGGGGGCGGATTTCCTGGCGGACGGACCCTCCGCGCTGGTGTTGGGGGACAATCTCTTTTACGGGCACGACCTCATCCGCACCGTTCGGCAGGCGGCGGCCCGCGAGACGGGAGCGACGATTTTCGCCACACGGGTGGCCGATCCGCGCGCCTACGGGGTGGTGGAACTGGATGCCGGAGGCCAGGTGCTCTCGCTGGAAGAAAAACCGGAGCGCCCGCGCTCGAATCTGGCCGTACCGGGCCTGTACTTCTACGACGGGCAGGCGGTCGCTCTGGCGCGGACCTTGCGGCCCTCGGCCCGGGGCGAACGGGAGATCACCGACCTGAACCGCCTCTATCTGGAGGCCGGGCAACTGCGTGTCGAACAGCTTGGCCGGGGGACAGCCTGGCTGGACTCGGGCACGCACGCGGACTTGCTGGCGGCGGGGACTTTTGTCGAGACGATTGAGAAGCGCCAGGGCCTCAAAATCGCCTGCCTGGAGGAAATCGCTTTCCGCCAGGGCTGGATCGACTCCGATACGCTCCGGCGGCAAATCGACCGCATGGGGAAATCCTCCTACGGGGCGTATCTGCGGACACTGCTATAGCGCCGGAGTTTAAAAGTCGGGCTGGGTCCTACTCGCTGACGAAGACGATGTCGTCCTTGTGTCCGTCAGCAAACTCGTATTGGAGCGTGCGGTTGAGTCCTTCGGCCAGCGTGTAGGGGGCCTGGAAACCGCAGCTATGGGCCCGGGTAGCGTCGAACTGGGTGGTGGCGCAGAATTTTTTGACGCGCACTGCGCTGACCGGAAATTTCTTGCCGCTGAGCTTACTCAGTACATCGAAGGAGAGCCCCCCGAGCATCCCCAGGCAATAGGGAATGCGGACGGAAGGAACCTGCGTGTTGAGGCTTTTTTCCACCTGGGCGACGAGGCCGTTCATGCTGAGGTCGGGCTTGTCGATGTAGTTGAAAACCTGATACCCCGGCTGTTGGTTATTCAGGTGGTGCCGGATGAAGGCGACGATGTTGCCCACGTATGCCATCGACTTGTAATTCTCGCCCTTGCCGACCATGAGGAATTTATGCGAAGCGATTTGTCGCAGCAGGTTATAAACGTTACCGCGGTTGCGCTCGCCGAAAATGACCGTGGGGCGGATGATGGTCAGGGAACGTTCCTCCGGCCGGGCCTGGTGCCAGGCGCGCAAGACCTCTTCCGCCTGCCATTTGCTTTTACCGTAGTGGTTGAAGGGATCGGCGGGATGGTCCTCGGCGGGGTTTTCCTTATTGAGTCCGTAAACGGCGACGGAACTGGTGAAGATGATGTTGCGGACGCCGTTCTTGTCCATGGCGGCGAGCACGTTTCTGGTGCCCTGGACATTGACATCGTAGTAGAGCGAGGTGGGGCTGACATCGTCCCGGTGCTCGGCGGCCAGCAGCACGACCGAGTCCTGCCCGGCCAGCGCCCGGTCGAGCTCCTCCTGGTGCCGGACATCGCCACTCACCGTGATCTCCGGGTAAAAGACGCTCTCGCGTTTGTCGAAGTTGCTCAGTTGGCAGTCGTCCTTGATCAGTTCGATCAGGCGGCTGCCGACAAAGCCGGATGCACCGATGAGGCAAATATTTTTCATGACTGCCGGGTGATAAACTGTTTGAGCTTCGGCAGAAGCCGTACGGCGGGGTAGAGTGGGGAGACGGAAATACCGTTATTGCGAAAGGCGCGCATGATCTGTCTGTTGCCGCGGATGATCTCCCGGATGGACCCGGTGCTGTGCCCGCCGTAGCGCATCTTGACCATGGTCTGATCGAGGTAACTCGATTGGGCATGGTGCTTCTCCATAAAGCGGAGCATCAGTTCGAAGTCCGCCGATACGCTCATGGAAATGTCGAAAAGGCCGTGGCGTTCGTACAGTTCGCGGCGCACGAAGAAAGTCGGATGGGGCGGATGCCAGCCGCTTTTGAAGCTGCCGGGGCGGTAGGGGGAGGATTTCCAGTGGCGCAGGACACGCGAGGTGTCATTCGGGCTGACGAAGTCGAGATTGCCGAACACGACGTCGCATCCGGTCTGGCAAAAGGTGTCCGCGACTTTTTCCAGAACGCTCTCGTCGGCGTAGAAATCGTCGGAGTTGAGGATTCCTACTATGTCTCCGCTGGAGGCGGAAATGCCCTTGTTCATAGCGTCGTATATGCCCTTGTCCGGTTCGGATATTATCTGGGATATACGGTTCGGTACGGTATTGATTATTTCCAGGGTATTATCACTGGAGGCACCGTCTATGATGATATGCTCTATCTGTGCGAATGTCTGGGCATGGACGGAGGCGACACAATCCTTGACGAAAGCGCTGCTATTATAGGTGGCAGTTACGATAGACAGAGTTAAGCTATTGGAGGTACGTTTGTTAACGGAACCCGGCGTGCCTGACGCCGGCACCCGCTCCAAGGGACTCTGAGTATCTTTCATGGTCGGATCTGCTTCTGGAAAAGCGAAAGGAACTACCGGCATGCCTGATTACAGGCAACAAGAAAAACCTCGTCAAATCAGGCAGAGGGCAACGAATCGACCACGCTCTTGCCCTCTCATTATATTCGGTCGCAGCAACTTGTTTGTTACGTTATTTTTACAACAAAGGATTCCGGTCAGTCTTCCTTGTTCGTTATTAGAACACTGCGAATAACCTGTCACGAGCGAGACGAGAGCAATTTGGATATTGGGCAAGGCGACTTCGGGCGCAGCTTGGGTCAGTCCAACTGGCCGACCCACTCGATGAAGCGCTCTTTCC
The window above is part of the Ruficoccus amylovorans genome. Proteins encoded here:
- a CDS encoding NAD-dependent epimerase/dehydratase family protein — protein: MKNICLIGASGFVGSRLIELIKDDCQLSNFDKRESVFYPEITVSGDVRHQEELDRALAGQDSVVLLAAEHRDDVSPTSLYYDVNVQGTRNVLAAMDKNGVRNIIFTSSVAVYGLNKENPAEDHPADPFNHYGKSKWQAEEVLRAWHQARPEERSLTIIRPTVIFGERNRGNVYNLLRQIASHKFLMVGKGENYKSMAYVGNIVAFIRHHLNNQQPGYQVFNYIDKPDLSMNGLVAQVEKSLNTQVPSVRIPYCLGMLGGLSFDVLSKLSGKKFPVSAVRVKKFCATTQFDATRAHSCGFQAPYTLAEGLNRTLQYEFADGHKDDIVFVSE
- the rfbA gene encoding glucose-1-phosphate thymidylyltransferase RfbA, which encodes MKTRKGIVLAAGTGSRLYPLTLAVSKQLQPVHDKPMIYYPLSVLMFAGIRAILIVTTPQDRPLFERLLGDGSQFGLSFTYTGQQEPGGLAQAFLLGADFLADGPSALVLGDNLFYGHDLIRTVRQAAARETGATIFATRVADPRAYGVVELDAGGQVLSLEEKPERPRSNLAVPGLYFYDGQAVALARTLRPSARGEREITDLNRLYLEAGQLRVEQLGRGTAWLDSGTHADLLAAGTFVETIEKRQGLKIACLEEIAFRQGWIDSDTLRRQIDRMGKSSYGAYLRTLL
- a CDS encoding glycosyltransferase family 2 protein — translated: MPVVPFAFPEADPTMKDTQSPLERVPASGTPGSVNKRTSNSLTLSIVTATYNSSAFVKDCVASVHAQTFAQIEHIIIDGASSDNTLEIINTVPNRISQIISEPDKGIYDAMNKGISASSGDIVGILNSDDFYADESVLEKVADTFCQTGCDVVFGNLDFVSPNDTSRVLRHWKSSPYRPGSFKSGWHPPHPTFFVRRELYERHGLFDISMSVSADFELMLRFMEKHHAQSSYLDQTMVKMRYGGHSTGSIREIIRGNRQIMRAFRNNGISVSPLYPAVRLLPKLKQFITRQS
- the rfbB gene encoding dTDP-glucose 4,6-dehydratase: MTILVTGGSGFIGTHLVRYLLRETGHGVVNVDKLTYAANPSPVPAATDAARYRLVVADIADSRTLADVFAGEKPGAVIHLAAESHVDRSITGPEAFIQSNIVGTFRLLEQARTYFEGLSGPARESFRFLHVSTDEVYGSLGPEGAAFTESSPYEPHSPYSASKAAADHLARAWHTTYGLPVIVTNCSNNYGPWQFPEKLIPVTIIKALRGEPIPVYGRGENVRDWLHAADHAEALYAALECGRVGRTYNIGADNERRNIDLVQSLCALLDELAPSPQGSHGRLISFVGDRPGHDRRYAIDASRAREELGWRPRTDFLRGLRETVLWYLENRDWWEAALARMDVPGTPGAWGVTAARGRAASLPADGPGD